In a genomic window of Gadus chalcogrammus isolate NIFS_2021 chromosome 17, NIFS_Gcha_1.0, whole genome shotgun sequence:
- the LOC130369801 gene encoding zinc finger and SCAN domain-containing protein 29-like codes for MAPKTFAWSNKEVETFLGILGEVDVQRELDGAVRNEKVFQQVSGRMAIAGYEKNTEQCRRKFKKLRAEYRKVKDHKSRSGVDRKMWKWFDIMDAIYGHRPASRGREGAIDTDTSLLESMLEPTGVEPRCQEVPDSAFPEDEDMGSSRCVSPTPPPRTSTPVPAESAALCSTTNPTYPWPFAFVKRSRASDVAASIREMQASEERRQEREEERLDHRHRVAREEALQDAMDARLHEDQRAMQQIAQVAAFNTAFLQSFSQFVQAFGHGDPVP; via the exons atggcTCCTAAAACGTTCGCTTGGTCGAACAAGGAGGTTGAGACGTTCCTCGGCATTCTTGGGGAGGTAGACGTGCAGAGGGAGCTTGATGGAGCAGTGAGGAACGAGAAGGTCTTCCAGCAGGTTTCTGGTCGAATGGCGATTGCGGGGTACGAAAAGAACACTGAGCAGTGTCGGCGGAAATTCAAGAAGCTCCGGGCCGAGTATCGGAAGGTCAAAGACCACAAAAGCCGCAGTGGCGTCGACAGAAAGATGTGGAAGTGGTTTGATATCATGGACGCAATCTACGGACACCGACCGGCGagtaggggaagagagggggccATCGACACGGACACCTCTCTGCTCGAGTCCATGTTGGAGCCTACCG GTGTGGAACCTCGCTGCCAGGAAGTGCCTGACTCGGCTTTCCCAGAGGATGAAGACATGGGGTCAAGCCGCTGTGTGAGCCCAACGCCACCACCAAGGACATCCACACCAGTCCCAGCGGAGAGTGCTGCTCTTTGcagcaccaccaaccccacctatCCATGGCCTTTTGCCTTTG TCAAAAGAAGTAGGGCCAGTGACGTTGCAGCGAGCATCCGGGAAATGCAGGCATCCGAGGAGAGGCGGCAGGAGCGGGAAGAGGAGCGGCTGGACCATAGACACCGGGTTGCTCGAGAGGAGGCCCTGCAGGATGCCATGGATGCTCGACTGCACGAGGATCAACGAGCAATGCAGCAGATTGCGCAAGTTGCAGCCTTCAACACCGCCTTCCTCCAAAGCTTCAGCCAGTTCGTGCAGGCGTTTGGACACGGCGACCCTGTTCCGTGA